One genomic window of Legionella jordanis includes the following:
- a CDS encoding guanosine monophosphate reductase, with product MNNQAITFDDVLLVPAYNHHESRRVVDISMTDRLSKLTLQLPVISSNMDTITESKMANFMHSKGAMGALHRFLSIEDNINEFKKCQAPVFVSVGCTDAELQRAEALRDAGADYFCVDVAHAHAKYVGKTLKSLRQLLGSRCIMAGNVATYAGADYLASCGADIIKAGIGGGSVCSTRIKTGFGIPMLTCIQDCARTDRSIVADGGIRTSGDIVKALAFGADFVMIGGMLAGTEPTPGEVFTKEDGRQVKRYRGMASREAQEDFLGQMHEWKTAEGVSAEVAYRNNQDAIIADIVGGLRSGLTYAGADTISELQRKLNYVVVTQAGRLESLPHKLLEN from the coding sequence TAAGCAAGCTGACTCTGCAATTGCCGGTGATTAGTTCCAATATGGACACCATCACTGAAAGCAAAATGGCCAATTTCATGCACAGCAAAGGCGCTATGGGGGCCTTACATCGTTTCCTAAGCATTGAAGACAATATTAATGAATTTAAAAAGTGCCAAGCTCCTGTGTTTGTCTCAGTGGGTTGTACGGATGCGGAGCTGCAACGCGCCGAGGCTCTTCGGGATGCCGGAGCTGATTATTTTTGCGTTGACGTAGCCCATGCTCATGCCAAATACGTCGGTAAGACTTTAAAGAGCCTACGCCAGCTGTTGGGCAGCCGCTGCATCATGGCAGGCAATGTAGCCACTTACGCTGGAGCAGATTACTTAGCTTCTTGCGGCGCTGACATCATTAAAGCAGGGATCGGCGGTGGCTCAGTCTGCAGTACCCGCATTAAAACGGGTTTTGGCATTCCCATGCTAACCTGTATTCAGGATTGTGCGCGTACGGATCGCTCCATTGTCGCCGATGGTGGTATACGTACTTCCGGGGATATTGTGAAGGCTTTAGCTTTCGGCGCTGATTTTGTCATGATAGGCGGGATGTTAGCTGGCACGGAACCTACTCCTGGAGAAGTATTTACCAAAGAAGACGGCCGTCAAGTAAAACGCTACCGGGGAATGGCATCACGCGAAGCCCAAGAAGATTTCTTAGGTCAAATGCATGAATGGAAAACAGCAGAAGGCGTATCTGCAGAGGTTGCCTATCGCAATAATCAAGATGCCATCATCGCTGATATCGTAGGCGGATTGCGTTCAGGCTTAACTTATGCAGGAGCGGATACCATTAGCGAATTGCAACGTAAACTGAATTATGTTGTCGTGACCCAAGCAGGAAGACTTGAGAGTTTACCTCATAAATTGCTGGAAAATTAA
- a CDS encoding alpha/beta hydrolase: MNIDDLRGMRRGIHLFALSKEDLPLLAAIDRRNGNNERALLLLHGFTSTPAVFRAMVPSFSFYDAIVGPVLPGHADSVEAFANTKAISWLNTAEEACKLLLSEFKEVDVLGLSLGGLLACHLASHFNLHHLYLLAPALDLHLSAQKAIKLAKILSRLGFKEVRGAAGDLFTDEHWEIAYRKLPLSSVLEIINLINTFSFSAPTCPTDVFLGCHDKVVDSQRVAERFKDVDNAKIHWLKNSAHVIPLDGDTESIIACMKENQRLESESLNKESHSLLTS, translated from the coding sequence ATGAACATAGATGATTTACGAGGTATGCGGCGTGGTATTCATCTCTTTGCTTTAAGCAAAGAAGATCTCCCGCTATTGGCAGCGATAGATCGTCGAAATGGCAATAATGAGCGGGCTTTGCTCCTTTTGCATGGCTTTACCTCCACTCCAGCAGTATTTCGTGCCATGGTGCCTTCTTTTTCCTTTTATGATGCCATTGTTGGTCCGGTACTTCCAGGACATGCAGACAGTGTCGAAGCCTTTGCAAATACAAAGGCAATTTCCTGGTTAAATACCGCGGAAGAAGCCTGCAAACTTCTGCTGTCCGAATTTAAAGAAGTGGATGTGCTTGGTTTGTCTTTAGGGGGTCTACTCGCTTGTCACTTGGCGTCGCATTTTAATTTACATCATTTGTATTTGCTGGCACCCGCTCTGGATTTGCATCTATCAGCACAAAAGGCCATAAAATTGGCAAAAATTCTCAGCCGTTTGGGTTTTAAAGAGGTCCGGGGCGCTGCAGGCGACTTATTCACAGATGAGCATTGGGAAATTGCTTATCGCAAATTACCGCTTAGCTCGGTGCTGGAAATCATAAATCTCATAAACACTTTTTCCTTTTCGGCGCCAACATGCCCCACGGATGTATTTTTAGGCTGCCATGATAAAGTGGTCGATTCCCAACGAGTTGCAGAGCGCTTCAAAGATGTAGACAATGCTAAAATTCACTGGCTTAAGAATTCAGCTCACGTCATTCCTCTAGACGGTGACACAGAAAGCATTATTGCGTGCATGAAAGAAAATCAACGGCTTGAGTCTGAGTCTTTGAACAAAGAAAGCCATTCATTGCTGACCAGCTAG